A genomic window from Montipora capricornis isolate CH-2021 chromosome 8, ASM3666992v2, whole genome shotgun sequence includes:
- the LOC138013478 gene encoding uncharacterized protein has translation MPFKKLCCCPYHAEWGHGDTSIKELFQTTYAEEKFCAKGRFSISGHKERKRKICSFCRDRIKLQRKCETLEAERDAREEESQFFNDDPYQNEDQNLFDVDVEAASNELPALDTIALPQDKACQCPEQTNLRFSYEVLQERRKRDLRNEILDKIENLVADYTSLGEVGTRAIMRDIIQCQKFQTNYKDLFQRPPQTGNDDKFLRSLAKDYVESKHQETSKLIRAQRAKVSQKLLIGRSMKESNLEVNGADIQGKKSRTEMAKVIGRVSKCSDERRRLLSIVAWDFSQSVLQSYFHCSKSTITAARVHAILFGRGGVPQGGLKFTRQAVSPEIIQEFQEFLHQDDISRPSSCRSVLVDGKETGVRYWQCDIKDVIQQYQLKFPNGVKRSYIYAHVPKNFRSNSMLAGLCNLCDDFGHSNFDSLLCLLDELKNEGVLADSHPQLVQVCREYQKFLKVKFSKQVERHSSCAELCLDYALGDCQSQHDHLLPALEKFHELRQQVTEGVERINDQQKRDILLKNWKEVSTNHKEYLAHLIRTKHQGGYYQYILENLAPGEIVVIIDYKMKVELGMRVRENQREWYGKRGISLHGFFVIAQVGEGLRNIEVIDLWSDDTKQDAWFTQSALDIGFKWLESVYPGFSVYLFSDNGPHYHNSGVLCYLAEVNSVFNFTLKEYNNFEAGEGKSRLDSHFAHISHKIVRWVRLGNDLESGGQVADLIKTMKNASCKKLTIDRSKAKKVGTLKDISLFGNFTFPVEGSLSDGIILRSLAGMGQTISKTKVQLSQISGRQVPIAGATGATVADDHPAPEPNCPSPFSGSSQETYAVRFIQHAVEPPAAATLIPLEVDQHSSQRPEMGYALKHSTGKRTTFSQAQKDIMIEFYNRQAVNCIRAEPKDVIKAMEEAGLEVLSATQIKSWWSSYHRKNKQTTAQAGLLSSAATPSVPTAAQSSMASVRTPARVSPVTVTLPTASPIVQLVTSSSNVAHATPSASVPSATQSASVPSATQSASVPSATQSASVLPSTSLASVPPTIQPASICGHLSEFNKVVTEWSFPEDFSQSTIGGRNGSNACAFICLYFGQVASKGLLVPKQGLTLSNVWREVFEWAITSGNELHDELFDHEGINVNVDEAVEIAGEECGVAYLGQQKDFFGSPKELLAEHLNSLALGAQRSCHLFFSSERTMFLMCDSGTLYFVDSHSHKDSGALIASVSPGNGEAFAEWIDKMMNFHWHCPLTIGSMTEVIYN, from the exons ATGCCTTTCAAGAAGCTTTGTTGTTGTCCGTATCACGCGGAATGGGGTCACGGAGATACGAGCATCAAGGAGCTGTTTCAAACAACTTACGCCGAGGAAAAGTTCTGTGCTAAAGGAAGGTTTAGTATCTCTGGGCACAAAGAACGAAAAAGGAAGATTTGTAGTTTCTGCCGGGACAGAATTAAGCTTCAAAGAAAATGTGAAACACTCGAG GCTGAGAGGGATGCACGAGAAGAGGAATCGCAGTTCTTTAACGATGATCCATATCAAAACGAGGATCAAAATCTCTTTGATGTTGATGTGGAGGCAGCATCGAACGAATTGCCAGCTTTGGACACTATAGCACTTCCTCAAGACAAAGCATGTCAGTGTCCTGAACAGACAAATCTTCGATTCAGCTACGAAGTACTTCAAGAACGGCGAAAACGAGACCTACGAAATGAAATCTTAGATAAAATAGAGAATCTTGTGGCAGACTACACTTCTCTCGGTGAGGTTGGAACTCGTGCTATAATGAGAGACATTATTCAGTGTCAAAAGTTCCAGACCAATTATAAAGATTTGTTCCAAAGGCCTCCTCAAACTGGAAATGACGATAAATTTTTGAGATCATTAGCAAAAGATTACGTGGAATCCAAACACCAGGAAACCAGCAAGCTAATTCGTGCCCAGAGAGCAAAAGTTTCTCAGAAGTTGTTGATTGGCAGGAGTATGAAAGAAAGCAACTTGGAAGTAAATGGGGCAGACATTCAAGGAAAAAAGAGTAGGACGGAGATGGCGAAAGTTATTGGAAGAGTAAGCAAGTGCAGTGATGAACGTCGAAGACTTCTTTCAATTGTGGCATGGGACTTCAGCCAATCAGTACTGCAATCATATTTCCATTGCTCAAAAAGCACCATCACAGCTGCCAGAGTACATGCCATATTGTTTGGCAGGggtggtgtccctcaaggtgGACTGAAGTTTACCAGGCAAGCTGTGAGTCCTGAAATAATTCAGGAATTTCAGGAGTTCCTTCATCAAGATGATATCTCCCGACCATCATCGTGCAGAAGTGTTCTTGTGGATGGAAAAGAGACAGGTGTTCGCTACTGGCAGTGTGACATCAAAGATGTCATTCAGCAATACCAGctgaaatttccaaatggtgTAAAGCGAAGTTACATTTATGCACATGTTCCAAAGAACTTTCGTTCAAACTCAATGCTTGCTGGTCTTTGTAACTTATGTGATGATTTTGGTCATTCTAACTTTGACTCTCTCCTGTGTCTCCTTGATGAGCTAAAGAATGAAGGAGTACTGGCTGATTCACACCCACAGCTTGTACAAGTCTGCAGAGAATATCAAAAGTTTCTCAAAGTGAAATTTAGTAAGCAG GTTGAGAGGCATTCCAGTTGTGCCGAACTGTGCCTTGACTATGCTCTTGGGGATTGTCAGTCACAACATGATCACCTTTTGCCAGCATTAGAAAAGTTCCATGAGTTGAGGCAACAAGTCACCGAGGGAGTGGAGAGGATTAATGATCAGCAGAAGAGGGACATACTTTTGAAGAACTGGAAGGAGGTCTCAACAAATCACAAAGAGTACCTTGCACATTTGATTCGCACCAAACATCAAGGGGGATACTACCAATATATCCTTGAAAACCTTGCACCAGGAGAAATTGTGGTCATAATCGATTACAAAATGAAAGTTGAACTTGGAATGAGAGTAAGAGAGAATCAGCGAGAATGGTACGGTAAAAGAGGAATCTCCCTTCATGGATTCTTTGTCATTGCTCAG GTAGGAGAGGGTCTGCGAAATATTGAGGTTATTGACTTGTGGTCTGATGACACCAAACAAGATGCTTGGTTCACACAAAGTGCCCTGGACATTGGTTTCAAGTGGCTGGAATCAGTTTATCCAGGCTTTTCTGTATACCTGTTTTCAG acAATGGTCCCCATTACCATAACAGTGGAGTTCTGTGCTACCTTGCTGAAGTCAACAGTGTTTTCAATTTTACACTCAAGGAGTACAACAATTTTGAGGCAGGAGAGGGCAAGTCTAGGCTGGATTCCCATTTTGCCCACATCAGCCATAAAATTGTACGATGGGTGCGTTTAGGAAATGATTTGGAAAGTGGGGGACAAGTTGCAGATTTGATTAAG acGATGAAGAATGCATCCTGTAAGAAGTTGACGATTGATAGGTCTAAGGCTAAGAAAGTTGGGACACTGAAAGACATTTCCCTGTTTGGCAATTTCACATTTCCGGTCGAAGGTTCATTAAGTGATGGTATAATCTTAAGATCCTTGGCTGGCATGGGGCAGACAATAAGCAAGACAAAGGTTCAGCTTTCGCAAATCTCTGGACGTCAAGTTCCAATTGCAGGTGCAACTGGAGCCACAGTGGCAGATGATCACCCAGCACCTGAACCAAACTGTCCATCTCCTTTCTCAGGCTCCAGTCAAGAGACCTATGCTGTACGATTCATACAACATGCAGTGGAACCACCAGCAGCTGCTACTCTAATTCCACTGGAGGTTGACCAGCACTCCTCGCAGCGACCAGAAATGGGGTATGCCTTAAAGCATAGTACAGGAAAAAGAACCACATTTAGCCAAGCCCAGAAAGATATAATGATTGAATTTTATAATAGACAAGCAGTAAACTGCATTAGAGCTGAACCAAAAGATGTGATAAAAGCAATGGAAGAAGCAGGCTTAGAAGTTCTCTCGGCCACCCAGATCAAGTCATGGTGGAGCAGCTACCACCGCAAGAACAAACAAACCACTGCTCAGGCTGGATTACTCTCTTCTGCTGCAACACCAAGTGTTCCAACTGCTGCACAATCAAGTATGGCTAGTGTTAGGACACCAGCTAGAGTGTCACCTGTTACAGTAACATTACCCACAGCGTCGCCTATTGTACAACTAGTCACATCATCTTCCAATGTAGCACATGCTACTCCATCAGCCAGTGTACCAAGTGCCACACAATCAGCTAGTGTACCAAGTGCCACACAATCAGCTAGTGTACCAAGTGCCACACAATCTGCCAGTGTGCTACCATCCACTTCCCTGGCCAGTGTACCACCTACTATACAGCCTGCCAGTATTTGTGGTCATCTCTCAGAATTCAACAAAGTGGTGACAGAGTGGTCATTTCCTGAAGACTTCAGCCAGTCAACAATTGGTGGCAGGAATGGGAGTAATGCCTGTGCATtcatttgtttgtattttggccaagtGGCATCAAAAGGTCTTCTGGTCCCAAAGCAAGGTTTGACATTGTCCAATGTTTGGAGAGAGGTCTTTGAGTGGGCAATAACATCTGGCAATGAATTACATGATGAGTTGTTTGACCATGAAGGCATAAATGTGAATGTAGACGAGGCTGTGGAAATTGCGGGAGAAGAATGTGGTGTGGCATACTTGGGACAACAAAAAGATTTCTTTGGTTCGCCAAAGGAATTACTTGCCGAACACTTAAATTCATTAGCACTTGGAGCTCAGAGAAGTTGCcatttatttttctcttctgaaagGACAATGTTCCTTATGTGTGACAGTGGAACCTTGTACTTTGTGGACTCCCATTCCCATAAAGACAGTGGAGCCTTGATTGCAAGTGTGTCACCTGGAAATGGAGAGGCATTTGCAGAGTGGATTGACAAGATGATGAATTTTCATTGGCACTGCCCTCTCACCATTGGCTCAATGACTGAGGTTATCTACAACTGA